The genome window TGGACAGAGGAAAAGGGAAGGCAGGACTTTGCTGCAGAGCTGTGGGATGAATGTAGTTCTTCCCTGGGCAGCCTGGGAGTGGGAAGGTCAGAATGACTCATGTGGCCTTCAGGATCAAGCCAACCAGGATTTAGGGACAACCCAAGAGGTCTTTAGCCCTCTGGCGTAATTTAGACATGTTTTGGAAGAGTACGAGCTCCATATCCGAGATGAGATTTAAGACTTTCAGTGCAGATAGTACAAGCCATTTCTTCAGGGTTCCTCTGGGGGCAGCTCCTTCATGAGGTCCCACCTCCGGGGAGGGGCACAGGGCTCTAGATAGTAAGCACTTAAGGCAAACAGTGGATGGCACCAACTTTTAAAGGTGACTCTATTAATCAATGGCTTCAcctctaaattatatttttacagaTATGCACCTATGCAACTTAACGTGGCTCTTCTAAGCAGGTGAGGACTTCCTCCTCAATGctctctataaaaattatttgtgttcTATATAGTGAGTTTTACCAGTAAATGTGgcttaatattttaattcttagaATGTGTCTTCTCTACGTGATGCGactaaattctgttttgtttgtggAATGACTAGCACAGGCcgactccctctctccctcacttAACAAAAGACCAATGAGCTGTTAATCGAGCTGTTATCTCCATGGTATTACTTGCTAAATGCACTGATTTCTTAAGTATGTGGAATCCTTTTCCTTTTGAATCTGTATATCATATATAAGACTGAATCTACTTAATAAACACTGAACAACAAACGGAATGCTCTGCTTCCACTGTGTCCTATCAACAGCAGCACTGCCTGCCACTTCTCATCCTTCCTCATCTAGTTGGGCACCGAAACATCTTTCTACTAGTAGATTCCACCTTTTCCTAGCCAATAGTATGGCACACAGAAGGTCCTCAGTACATTTTCTAGAACAAAtaaacctgtaattccagcacctcaTCTGttagaaagggaaggaaatgaaCCTTTCCCAGGTGCCCTTCAGCTGCTGAGCACAGGCAGAACTCTCATGCACTGTTTTAAATCTCAGCCCCCTTATCTGCCACGTGCAGACACAGAGGCACACGGGGTACACGCCTTGCTGAAATTCAGTGACCAGCAAAAAACTTGTAGCTTTTCCACAACCTCTCACCCTAGCACATGGGCAACTGACTGAAACCAAATTCTCGTAACAATCCCTAAGCGCTAATTTGGAAAACTGAGCAAACATGATCCCTGGTTCTGAACCTTCAGTGCTGAACTTTCCATTCTATGCAAAACCCTGGATCCCACCGTGAAGGAAACAAAAGGGCTGCTTTTCCCAAAGATACTTATTTGTGCTAATGTTTTTTCATCCTGTATGTATGGTTTAGGTTAAGCTTTAAGGAAAAATTGTAGGAATATGGCTGGGAACAAACGTGATCATGGATTTAAAAACAACTTAGGCATGTTAAAAGCATACATTTGACTgctaaaattgtgtgtgtgtatatatatacacacacacacatttatggcAGTTCTTATTAAaaccttgatttttaaataacgACATAAGAATCCTTTTTCTCATAGAAATTCTGTGCAGTAgccaaatatataaaatggagaAGGGCATGATTTTGGGGGCTGAGACTCACTGAGAGACAGAAGACGACGGCCCTTGACACTTTCCTTTTGCTGAAGGGCAGCAAATCCTCAGTTAATACCACggaaattccttctcctgcctaaaaTGATCACCACTGAGACTCCTCAAACTATTAAGACTATTAGAAACCCACAACCTGGGATAACAGCTCCAGAACACGGACCCCGCTGGCCTGCTGGCCAGCCCCGCAAACACTTACCTCCTTCCACAGGAAATACTGCAGTCCACCAGAGCACTGAGATTCCCAGGAGAAATTGCCTGAGGGCAGAAAAGTGCTACCTTATTCTAGTCTAGCTTCTTTAAATGGGGTTCCACACCACTGTTGTTAACAGTGGATAAAAGACTTCATCAAATGGGAATGTCCCCTCAGAAGAGTGAACTAAAATGTATTCAATGACAAAACAGGCAAACCTCCCTTcatgaaaaacaggaaaacatgCATATGCTATTTTTCCAACTTAAAACGCACTAGGGAAGCTTAGTAGTtacatttctttgcaagaagaatcttTGCAAAATCCTATCTTCCCTTAATTGATCTTCTGTATAAACACAGATTTTATTAGGTTTATTCTcagccagtggttcttaaacaAAGGGCGCCAGCTGCCTAAGGAGCTGGTAAATCCTGACACAGTATGCAAAACTTTGtgaggccaggtgtgctggcgggaagatcacttgaggccaggagttcaacactagtctgggcaacagtctctacaaaaaattttaatattagctgggtgtggtggcacgtgcctgtagcctgagctacttgggaggatgaggtggaaggatcactggagctcaggagttcgaggttacagtgagctatgatcacgccactgcactccagcctgaaaagAGTGAgagtctgcaaaaaaaaaaaccccaaaaaactttGTATGTGCATTCCATGGGGGGAGAGTTCCCAAAAAAAGGTTAAGACTCACCCATATCAGGTAACACAGCACTGACAACTGTTGTTCTCACAGGGCGTTCGTCTATGGCTTGCAGTAGAGATGTTCATTTTAGGCTTTCAAATTGACCAGAGACAAGAGGAAGCATGGGGGTGTTGTCCAATTTTGGAGCAATCTCCAAAGTTCCACATCCTGCCCCTTCCATGGCTTCAAACAACACCCACACATGAGGGCAACACAGCTTGGGTCCCCTCCTCTCAGGGAGACAGGGCAGGCAGATGCTTTGGCCATCAAGACCCCTGATGGATGCAGGCGGCTCTATTTAGCatgcacacatacgcacacacccCTCTAACACAGTCTTACAGCAGGCTGGATAGCAAATAAATGACACCTTGCCAGGCCAGTACCATTCTTCTTGtattctgaaacattatttcccTTGTCCTTTGGACCATAAGCAAAATAAGCCTTCCTGACCAAATATTCAGTCTAAACTCAGGACTACACTCAACCTTTGGTCAGGTCTGTGGCCTGAGACCAAAAGCCAGGGTCCAAAGTGACTTCACAGACTGCATCACCCCTCAGCGCAGTGGGCACAAGGCCTACATCCTGACAGCTCCTTTCTGGAGCAAGAGTGAAGTAGGTGGCAGTAGCTGTATAAATTTCTACTATAAGTTCATCTAACAATTGTCTTGGCCTGCTGTGAACTAATAGTCATTATGTGCTAGGTGGCAGGCACTAACAACCTCAGGAAGTAGGAACTATTATACCCATTCACAGATGAGAGTTGGGAGCGTGGTTGAATAACATGGCCCAAGAACACAGAGCTGGCACGTCGCAGAGGCTGTACTCTAGGAACTCACTACACTATTCTGCCTCCCTGAGGAGAGGCAACAGGCATTGGAAGGTCCCGATCTGGGACCGTAATGCATTCTGAGCTCATTCTGAGCTCCTGCAGACATTAAGTGGGTAAACGGATTCTGTGACACAAGGACATATCACCACCACCAGGCAGTTGCTCAGTCACCACAGGGCCTCTGAACCATCAATTCTCAAAACTGCATGTCGATCAAACGACAGCAATACAAAATGGCAGCTTGAACTCCCCAAAGGATATCCCACCACAAAGTTTTTCCTCCAACTCAcaggaaaaaattaatgaatatatgTTTAAACTTCCATCATTTTGCGCTTTTGGCTTATTTATATAcgaataaaattatttctgataagcACAAAGTCAATGTATTTACGTACTCTAGAGACGTCCGAGGACTTCTCAATCAAGAAGTCAATCCCTGAAGCACGTCATCTACTCAGGCTCACTCAACTAGCATCAGACACCCCACTCTGGGCCAGCACCTTCCTCTGCCACCAGAGGTGCTTGTGGTTAAGGTTTTCCAAGGTCAGAGCTAGTCACCCTCCCACAGAAGACCCCTAACCATTAGGAAGCCACTTGGCAACCTCAAGCTCAGTGAAGCTGTTTGGACGAGTTGCTGCAGAGGGATGTCACAGTTTGTGACTCGCACTCCCAAGGGGAAACATTCTCATTGCTCTCAGTAGATTGCTGACTGCAGTCTATGTGGTGAAGTCCGCCAAGTCATGAACAGCTAAAGACCAGTGAAGCTGCCAAGTCATTCCTTTTGGACTAACCTCCCAAAAGAAGAGCTCCAAGTATAAGAACAGTAGCTCCAGAGCCAAGGTGAGGAGAGCTGGCGTCTACCCCTTCCCTTCCAGCTCAGCACTCCAGCTGACCTTCCCACACCAGCAAGGCAGCCACAGATGACTGAGACCACAACTGCAGGTTGTACGGGTTTATTGTTCCAATACCACAAGAGACATACAGAAGCAGTGCTTTCTCTGGGCAGCCCCATGGACCAGATCAGTGTCAAACTGTACCCTTGAGTGTCCCCAAAGGTTCCAGCGGAGGGAAGAAGAGGACTGGACATGCTTGGGCCCCTGTTCCCGGTCTTTGGTAAACAGACGCTTAAGTTGACAACTTGGACTTGGCCAATACTGCATTCTAAATCACCATATCATTCCCAACTTGTCACTCATGCTTCAGATGACGAAAATGCCacatcaaatgagaaaaaaaccttTCAGATAACATAAGACTTGAAGTCATACAAATTTGATACTTGACCTAAATTAAGCAAGAACCCTCAACTCTGTAATAAGTCGAAATACAAGATATAAGGCAGGAAACAAGGcaagggaaaaacacacacagggGCATCTACTTGCTGGAAACATGTTGGGAGAGAGGCAGGAGCAGGCATGGCTTTGTTTCTTCCCAAACCTGCCTGATGTCAAAAGTACGTCAAAAGGAGCCTCACGGTCCCAGGAGAGCATGGTCCCAGGTATTGCTGTGACAGGTGGTAACCCTGGAGCCAGATCTGGAAGGCCTTCCTGGGGGCTGCCCAGGGAATTCACCCATGAATCCAGAAGCACTTAACACTGGTGGTGGTGATTTGTCACATATGGCAGCGAGCAGCCATTAAGACTGTAGGAGGAGAGATGTGAAAAGCAAGATGCGTTTGCTCGGTGGCGTGTGGGCAGGCTGACTGTGGCTCTGCAGGCTGCAGCAGGTCCAGCCGGTGACCCGACAGGGCATCAGGCAACCTGGCAGGTCACAAGTCAATCATTTCACCCTCACGTCGAGCAGCACAGCACTCAGTGGCTCTGACAACAGGTGTAGAGAAGGAGATTACACCACTTTAATGCAATGATGCTGAAGATGTAAAATTAGGAAGAGACGTTCACGTTCTCTGTACAATACATCCATTTACAGAATCAGCCAGTACTGTGTACAACATATAAATACATGTTAAAACATTAGAGGTGCATAGAGCATACTTACAGAAGCCAAAAAGTTCACTTTATACATCcaagaataaagagttaaaaatataaaaataagaaacacacACCGCTTTGAAATGTAAAATGACTTTCACATACACAGGTGCGTGGAGATGCCCACTCCCATAGGGTCCAAAGTGACAGGGAGGATGTCAAGCAGAGGAATTCACCTGCAAACGTCTGGACGGCTGACTCACAAGGTCTACAGATGGCATTTTCATAGGAAAGACAACCCTATTCCCCAACCCCATTGTCCAAGCAGAGCTATTCAAGGTTCCAAATGATCCTGTGGGTTAGTGGATCACACTGAGACAGAAAAGTTCCAAATTTGCTTCAGCAACAGAACCAAGGTCAAACTTGCTCCGTCAACTGGCAAATGACTCAACTGTGACCCTAAGGTCAGCAGGTGCACCAGCCCCCTGGTGGGCAATGCTGGGAGTTACTTTAACCCTGTGCTGGCTTCTTTCCTGGCCATCAACTCCCCAaagtagcagaagaaaagatggcAGGGAGGGGGCAGTGGAAGACTGGCATTTCTACTTAGTTCAGGTAGGTTAACTCCCTTGGTGGAGAACGCAACCTTCTTGCTTCAGTTTCAAGTCCCTCTGGGAGTCAGGCagtccccccaccccctgcaaccCCACTCCGTGCCACATCAGGCTGTGTCTTGCAGGAGAGCTCAGGCTGGCTGGCCTTGGGCAGCCCAATGGGTTATACCCAGGAAACCCCTCCAGCAAGACCAGAAGGGTCACCAAGTGACAGAGGGCTTTAGCAGTATAAATTTTGGGGGAAGGCAAGAGTGCTCCTGCCTAAAAAGAGTATTGTATCAATGATATTCTGTATACAGATTTAAGATCAATCATTATCAAAATACACACACTAAATATACAATGTTTCCCATGGCCATAATTTATTATCTCACCACAAGGCACAATACACAGAGCTTTGAGGGTCCAATACAGTCATCGTGACAGAACGCACCGCAGCCTTGGCACATGATCATGGCTTTCAGGCTGCACGCACACTGGAGCGAGATGCTTTCCACCGTGCTGCTGTCAGTGAACATTTGCAAGGAAAGGGATGCACTGTGGCTCGCACCAAAGTTTGCTTTGTGGCTCAGCTGCACCACACTTCCAGCAAGGCCTTTGGGAAAGGTGGGAGAGCTAGAGGAATAATTAAAGCTGGTGGAACTCAGTTGGAGTTTAGAAAGCTTCCCATAAAATGCCTGCTTGATGCTGAGttgggaggggagagaagaaggCTCCAGAGGCTCACTGAGCCCTTTTCCTGGCTCTCGGGGTAATTTCCAGAAGGGCAAGTCCATGACAAAGGGCATCCCTTGCAAGTGACCCATCAGTTCCAGAGGACTATGCCCAGTAGCTTTCCTGTTCTCGGCATTTGCCTTAAGAGGACCCCCCACAAAAGTCTTCTCATTCTTGACGCTGCCAACAGAGGCATGTGGCTTTGGAGCCCAGTCTTCCCTTGGAGTCTGTACCCCACCAGACATGGAGTTTGTGCTTGGTCCCAACTTCCCACTGGGAAAAACTGGAGGGATCTCAGCAGGCAGAGACATCGGGTCCGCAGGCCTGGGGCGCTGAAGGGTTGCAGCCACATTCCCAGAGCCAAAAAGCTTCTTCCCTTGGCCTGTAACATTGCTCTGATCACCCAGGGCCCGACCTGTCTGCTCTGGACCAAAGGAGATCACATTTGGAGATGAGAAACGAGGTGTTCTCGAGGTAGCAAGATCTCCTGGGCTCTTGCCTGGAGCAGCATTTGAATTACTGTCCTGTGACATGGCACAGACTTCCTTCTGATCTTCACAACTAAAGGAAGAGAACTGCTCTTTGGAATCCATTTCTTCCAGTTTCCTAGAGGATGTAATGGGATTTGTCACTGGATGGAGAGAGTCAAAACTTGGGACTGCTCTAGAATTCTTTTGGGGTGCTCCAGGAGCCTGGGTGGCCTCAATCCTGGCAAGACCAGTGCCTGTTTCACAGCTATCTGGTAGAAGAGGCTCCTTCAAAGCCCTTAAAGAACTGGGGCTGCTTCCACCAACCATGCCACTGTTTTTTCCAAGACCATGTAAAGATCCCATGCGCAGGGAGCCATGGCTCTGCTCTTTTGTAAGTGGTACTTGTGGGGATTCTGACATGCTGTCATTGTGGGCTGGTGGAAGAACTTTCTCTAGGGGCAAGTTACCTTGCAGCAACTGCATCACAAGTGAGTTAGTGGCCTCCACTGAGGACCCAGGCCTGGACAGGCACACGGCTCTTGGCTGGTACTCAGTATTGGCCAGCAGTAGGGAATCTGGGATCTTTTGGCGGACTGCACATACTCGAGACACCCAGCTCTGAGAAGCAACCATCCCATCTGTCCTTGTAACCAGACACAGGTCACCATTCACCTTGGACAGTGAGGCAGATTGGTTCCAATTGGGTTTCTCATCCTTGTCCACCGAAGATCCCTTTGTCACTGCAGCTTCACTAGTGTCAGCCTCACTGCTGTCCTCCGTGAGGTGACCTTCAAAGTCAGAGGCTGTATCTGTGGACTCACTGTGAGGACTCAGTGCTTCAGAGTCTCCGTTGATTTTCAGCTTTTCAATGTCCACCTGTTGACAGTAACTGCCAGTGCTGTCATTGCCTCCTCGAGATGGCACAGTCCAGAGTGAAGTAAGGCTGTCAGGAGGATCTAGACCCTCCTCGGCTGTCAAATCCCCAGGCAATGCAGGAGGGGTGGGAGCAGCTTTCTCCCACTCCTCTCCAACCTGGGGCTCAACAGATGGTACATGTTCTCTGGATTCTGGTTCAGGCTGTTTCACTACCTCATCATTTGATGAGATGGGTATCCAATGCACAGAACTGTTAGAAATGAGAGCCTTGGTTTTCAAGTTTTCTTGTCTAGTATCACTTTCCCTCATAggagggcatgagccaccaagccctaATTCGTCATCAAATGGTCTGTTCTGCAGGCAATCAGTCGGTGAGGATTCAGGTGTGGAACTGGGGGTCACATTTACAGGATCCTTCATAGTGGGATGACTGTCAAGAGCTTGGCCAGTTCCTTTCTCTAATGTATCATCTCCCACTAGAGACGGAATAAGACCATTGTCTGCGAGAACGGTGGGTCCTCGCTCTTCATCATCACTTTCCCAGGAAGTGGTGCCAGACTCACATTCAGTTCTAACATCCGGATGCAACTGAGGCTGCTCCACTAATCTCTCAGCTACTGAGGTTTGGGAGGACAGTGGGGGCAAGGCCTGGCATGGCTGGTCCCCAGTGGGAGCAATGGGGAGTTGGGAGGCATCTCCTAGCCCATCTGTAAGTCCAACTGTAGCCCTCTGTAGTAGGCAGCTTTCCTCCTTTCTCAGAGAAGGCAGGTCCTCTCTCCTAGCTCTGGACATGGCAGTTCCAGCCTGGGTATGCTCCCCATTTAGAGGATAAGGCGGCAGTAGTTGTGTTCGCTGTAGATCTGACGTACACTTTCCATGGGTGCTCGGGCCTCCCCTGGGCTCAGAGTGGCCACAGgcctcaccaccatcaccactgctgCCGCCTCTGCCACCTCCCTCATCGGTGGCCCCGCCGCCACCTCCACCCGGGCCACCCCCCCCTCCGATGGCAGTGGTGGCCGCCTCTCTATGGCAGTGGTGACCTCTCGCCCCTCGGACCTGCAGAGCACGGGCTTTAATGTCTGCGAGGGTCCTGGCGCCAGTCCAACCCCGGCAGGAGGACTCCGTGGTGGGGATGATCCGGGGGCATATCTGGTAAGTGGGCTGACCTTTAACCACCCAGGGTGGTTTGATACGTGAAAGTTGAATCtgcaaaaaaagaattagaaaacagtTTTAACTGACTGGGTGATCTGACCTAGGGACTGTAAAGCAAAACTAGGATTCTAGTAGCTTAAGGGTCACGACATACAGAATCAAATAATTTccttaaaacaatgaaatcataGTAAAATGGCTGCCATAACACACCATTCAGAGAAGATTCTGCTCAAGGGCTGTTATATGCCACACTTCTAAATTTAATTTCTGGTGGGACTGTGTGAGTCACTACAGCAAAGAATCTAACACCatcttaaaaagattttaaaacccCAAAGGATTTTGACCTCTCAAGATAACTTCAACAGAGTGAACAAAAAAGTGAGGAAGAAAAGAACCTATCTCACTAAACTTGAAGGCTGTCTCAAGCAAACCTCTCATAAAAAGCTCTACATTCCCACATAATTAACTTCAGGGCCCCAGAGTTAAGGGCTCTATAATCTCATGACCCTCAAAGAAAACCTGGCTCCAGGGCAGCCAGGAATCAAACAGTCTCCTACCCGGATGGGCGGGACTTTGGGCTCCTCTTTAGTGGGCTGTGGCTTTTCGGTGTGAACACTTTCAATTGTGTTACGAAAGGACTGACGATCTTCAAGCCGGGGCTTCTTTTCGGGAAAGGATGCAGAGGCCGCCTGCTCAAAGGATTTCCTCTTCTGATCCTTGGGTTCCTGATCCACAGTTTCCTGAGGCAGGCTAGGAATTCTGTCTGGAGATGCAGAGGCACGTGCCAAGTTGTCTGGCTCAGCCTGGATCCAAGAAGCCACAGACTCAACTGGGAATCTGGGACCCTCCGGGTcaggtgctgcagaggatgtgcctggcacatggggaCTGCTCAGCCCTGCTGGGTCAGTCTTAGCCTCCCCATCCTTGTAGAGGGGAACATCTGAGGCCACAGATTTTGCATCCTTAGCAACCCCTGCTTGTTCTGGCTCCTGTTTTTTGTATAGATTCCTTCTGGCTCTGGTTCGGAGATCTGGCCGAGAGCGTTTCTTAAAATGCCCATCTCGCTGTCGGGTGGCTGGACCACGCTGTGTACGCACTGATTCTCCTGGGACACACAAGCCACTTTTGATTTCAGCCTCCTCCTGGCCCACATTCTGCTGCAATGACTCTTCTTTGGTCAAACCCAGcctgcaaatcaaaatcacagccATCAGTTTCAAGCCAGAGTGGACATGTCTGTTTTATTTCTATGAATAATATGGACCCAGAAACACAAGATATCTCAGAACAAAATAAATCTGCGTGGTGCACAATCTAACCATGGAAAAACTTCTGTTAGCTTCACTATGAATGGCATTAAGATAAATCTCCACATTCTTGTCCAACACATAAGTATACACTATTTTGAGACCATCTACCTCTATCCCCTCAAAACCCCAGACCAGGACTCATAGCTCCAACTGCCTTACTTCTGTCCATAGTAGTCTTCAAAGAACTTTTCTTTCCATTGTTccaccttcttttccttctccatttcCTGTCGTATCCTGACTTGCATCTCATGAGTAAATTCGCCTAGGGAGAAATAAACCTCTTCTAGTAAGTGCATTCGGGATAGTAATGTCTGTCTTATGGACAGCTGAATCTCCCAGTTTTAAAACAACACGTCTCTTCTAAAGGCTCTCTCACATCATGCTCTTATAGGGACAGAGCTAACACGTCTACTATAAGGGAAATTCACTCTTCCTTAAAGTGAGACCAAGCAACTCCTTGAtcgaaaaagcaaaacaacaaaagaacCATTCTTATTTCCTGTGTAGATAAAAAGTTAACATAGTAGGTAGGCCTGACTGTTTACTCTTAGAAAGGCCTACTTAAAAGAACAGCCCTTGGCTGACATCTGGGAACTTAGATTTCAGGAGGGTTACCAACCACCCTAACTGATATGAGTTGTTCACTGTGCCTCAATTGTTTATGCAAACAATATGGCTTATGCTGAACACCTGCCTTCCTTTTGGGAATCTGGAATCTGGGTATGTGCCAAGCAGTGGCTTCCTACATGATCAGCCCTTGATAAAAACCCTGGGCACCAAGTCTTTAACAGGTTTCCCTAGTAGACATTTCATACATGTTGTCAGAACTTGTTACTGGGGAATTAAATGTGTCCTGTGTGACACCACTGAGAGAGGACCTTGGAAGCCAACACATGGTTTCCCCTGGACCTCACCCCACGTGCCTCTCCATCTGCTGATTTTACTTTGTATTCTTCTGCTGTAATAAACCGCAGCCCTGTACACATAACTATATGCTGAGTCCTGCTAGCAAATCATCAAACCTAGGGGCATTCTTAGAGCCCTCTCAACACTTTCCccacaaaattaaattaatagaCGCTAACAATCACTCCAAGTGACAATGCCTAAAAAGACAGAGCATGGTGGAGCTTGTCAACTCCACAGTGTACTTTCCTCCACCCTTCCAGACGATGCCATGATTACTGGAATAGGCGTTTATAGTTCTAATGATAAACAGGAGATGATGAAtgagtatatacatacaatatagtGAAAGTCTAAATCTAAACACCCCGTTATTTCTTCAGAGCTGTGTGGCATATTAATACCCACCACATTTATTAGTAATGAGGAAAGCCTGTCTTACACTAAATAACCCTTTGAGAAGAGCGAGCTTGGGTTTTAAATACCAGGAGACATGCAACACCACATGACAGGTGCATCACAAGCCGTCCGAGATGATCAAGTCTACATACCATCAGCCAGGCGCTCCCGCCAGCTCTGAGCCGCATGGGTAAAAAACTCGTTATTTAGTGCACTGCTGCTGAGACGCAACAGGCCATCTGTCCCCACCTAGAAGGATCAAGGGGGAGAAATCctaataaataaacttaaaagagAACAGAAGCCCACCCAGAGAGAGGCAAAGGGGAGGCTGCCCATGTGCACCTGTCTGTCTACTtcaggcaggaggaagaggagctgcTGCTGGAAGTGTGATGGTAAGGCATGGAAGGTCCGAGAGTTGATCAGGGCACGGAGGTTGGTGTTGACAAGAATGGACCCAGGTGTCTCAAAATCTATTTCTTCCCCTCTGTTGCGCTTCATTTGACCTATCATTTTTGAAGCAAGAAGAAGCAAGGTATggatttcagctttttaaaagaaaaaagcaaataccTACTGATGGGAAAACTTTGGTGACAGCACCCAAGCTACCCAGAAGTTATCTGCACACAATCTGCTCAATTGTCCAGTCCATCCTAACCTGTATATTCTTTCCAGGTTTTGGGATTGCATCCCCTCAGACAAAACTCTGTACCGTGCTGTGTCACAGCCTGAAAAGGACACTTCCCGCAGAAAATCAGGCAAGGAGCAGGTTCTGAGCTTCCCTCCAAAGCTGGAGAACAGGCTCCACAAAGCTCAACTGGAGAAATCATGGAAATTGTCTAAAAGTAAATCTAGTTAGTATACTAAAGAAAAATCtgcagaagccttctgtgaatgGGCTGGAGAGGGATGATCTCCATGCAGAAATGTACTAAGGACTGTTCAAAGCCAACTGAGATGCTAATACCTCTCACAGAAGCCTCAGCAAATGCTACTTTTATCTGAAAAACTAACTAGGACTAGAGACCTGTGACACCTTAGATTGAGCACTGCTGATGAGCTGGAAAAGCAGCAAGACAGCAAACCTAGTTCTCACATGGGCAAAGGTTTACTCTAATTCTCAGAAGCAAAAGCTTGTCTTCTTAATGGTttcatctacaaaaaaaaccagCATGTGGGTCATTAAGAATTAAATCCTGAAATAGCAAAGAGCATACTAATATTGCAAATAACTCTAAtgcgggtggggtggggtgaggggtgggaggtATAGATAATAGCACTACTGAATTTGTTTGCATCCCCAAAATTCAACACATGCTTCCACTCGACATACTGACTAGGTTGTAAAAAAGGGAGTGTCTGATACAGACTACAGATGTTGGGAACAAACGTGGCAAGATGCTACCGAAGAGAGAAAAGGGGTGTTGGAATTCTTCACTGAGAAGCTCAGAAGCAGTTTTCACTCACTCAAACACTTACTACGCAGTACAAGACAGGCACAGACTAAGCCCACAGGGACATATAAGAAACAATTGTGGCATCATCTCTGCCTGAAAGGACTTCTCACAGTCTAGCAGAGAGCTACAAATGAAATAACCaaattacaaagtaaaaataaacaaaaaatagaggGCCACccaagaagtaaaaataaactgGTAAAGGAATTGGAATAGAAGACATCATCTTCTCACTAGGCCTGCAGGGGCCCCCTTTACAGGCAGAGAAATAAGTGCCAAGCCACTCACCTGTGGCTGGCTTCCGGAAGCCTCTCAGGAGCGGGGCAGGGTCCTGGGTGACCTCGGCCTGGCCATGAATAGCAGCGCTGCCCAGGGCCAGAgagccgctgctgctgctggacGGGCTGCCGCTCTCGCCATCAGCGTGGCAGCCCGAGAACCCTGAAGGCACAGCATTCCACTGGTCAAAAGTATCACAAGCCGCGCCCATGGCTCTCAGACAAGCTCACTTCTCCCAACTCTTCCTGAGATGCTGCCAGCAATACTGGG of Symphalangus syndactylus isolate Jambi chromosome 24, NHGRI_mSymSyn1-v2.1_pri, whole genome shotgun sequence contains these proteins:
- the ASXL1 gene encoding polycomb group protein ASXL1 isoform X11 produces the protein MLVKLVSNSWPQVIFPPQLHKALGLQKDALQWSRHPATVEGEEPEDTADVESCGSNEASTVSGENDVSLDETSSNASCSTESQSRPLSNPRDSYRASSQANKQKKKTGVMLPRVVLTPLKVNGAHVESASGFSGCHADGESGSPSSSSSGSLALGSAAIHGQAEVTQDPAPLLRGFRKPATGQMKRNRGEEIDFETPGSILVNTNLRALINSRTFHALPSHFQQQLLFLLPEVDRQVGTDGLLRLSSSALNNEFFTHAAQSWRERLADGEFTHEMQVRIRQEMEKEKKVEQWKEKFFEDYYGQKLGLTKEESLQQNVGQEEAEIKSGLCVPGESVRTQRGPATRQRDGHFKKRSRPDLRTRARRNLYKKQEPEQAGVAKDAKSVASDVPLYKDGEAKTDPAGLSSPHVPGTSSAAPDPEGPRFPVESVASWIQAEPDNLARASASPDRIPSLPQETVDQEPKDQKRKSFEQAASASFPEKKPRLEDRQSFRNTIESVHTEKPQPTKEEPKVPPIRIQLSRIKPPWVVKGQPTYQICPRIIPTTESSCRGWTGARTLADIKARALQVRGARGHHCHREAATTAIGGGGGPGGGGGGATDEGGGRGGSSGDGGEACGHSEPRGGPSTHGKCTSDLQRTQLLPPYPLNGEHTQAGTAMSRARREDLPSLRKEESCLLQRATVGLTDGLGDASQLPIAPTGDQPCQALPPLSSQTSVAERLVEQPQLHPDVRTECESGTTSWESDDEERGPTVLADNGLIPSLVGDDTLEKGTGQALDSHPTMKDPVNVTPSSTPESSPTDCLQNRPFDDELGLGGSCPPMRESDTRQENLKTKALISNSSVHWIPISSNDEVVKQPEPESREHVPSVEPQVGEEWEKAAPTPPALPGDLTAEEGLDPPDSLTSLWTVPSRGGNDSTGSYCQQVDIEKLKINGDSEALSPHSESTDTASDFEGHLTEDSSEADTSEAAVTKGSSVDKDEKPNWNQSASLSKVNGDLCLVTRTDGMVASQSWVSRVCAVRQKIPDSLLLANTEYQPRAVCLSRPGSSVEATNSLVMQLLQGNLPLEKVLPPAHNDSMSESPQVPLTKEQSHGSLRMGSLHGLGKNSGMVGGSSPSSLRALKEPLLPDSCETGTGLARIEATQAPGAPQKNSRAVPSFDSLHPVTNPITSSRKLEEMDSKEQFSSFSCEDQKEVCAMSQDSNSNAAPGKSPGDLATSRTPRFSSPNVISFGPEQTGRALGDQSNVTGQGKKLFGSGNVAATLQRPRPADPMSLPAEIPPVFPSGKLGPSTNSMSGGVQTPREDWAPKPHASVGSVKNEKTFVGGPLKANAENRKATGHSPLELMGHLQGMPFVMDLPFWKLPREPGKGLSEPLEPSSLPSQLSIKQAFYGKLSKLQLSSTSFNYSSSSPTFPKGLAGSVVQLSHKANFGASHSASLSLQMFTDSSTVESISLQCACSLKAMIMCQGCGAFCHDDCIGPSKLCVLCLVVR